A window of the Lysinibacillus irui genome harbors these coding sequences:
- the hag gene encoding flagellin Hag: MRIQHNISALNTHRNLTFNNTQASKNLEKLSSGYKVNRAGDDAAGLAISEKMRGQIRGLDMATKNAQDSVSLIQTAEGALNETHAILQRMRELAVQSANDTNVSSDRAALQLEINSLAKEITRISTDTEFNTQKLLDGTFGGKVQSGADFDINNATAAEGKVFHIGANSGQSINLSIGNMSASALGVNAAADPADVTEAGTDGINISTQSAADNSISIIDKALNRVSETRASLGAVQNRLEHTINNLGATSENLTAAESRIRDTDMAKEMMGFTKNNILMQAAQSMLAQANQQPQGVLQLLG; this comes from the coding sequence ATGAGAATTCAACACAACATTTCAGCTTTAAACACACACCGTAACCTTACTTTCAACAACACTCAAGCTTCTAAAAACCTTGAGAAATTATCTTCAGGTTACAAAGTAAACCGTGCTGGCGATGACGCTGCTGGTTTAGCAATCTCTGAAAAAATGCGTGGACAAATCCGTGGTCTTGACATGGCTACTAAAAACGCACAAGATTCAGTATCTTTAATTCAAACTGCTGAGGGTGCTCTTAACGAAACACACGCAATCCTACAACGTATGCGTGAGTTAGCAGTTCAATCTGCGAACGATACAAACGTATCTTCTGACCGTGCTGCATTACAATTAGAAATTAACTCTCTAGCAAAAGAAATCACTCGTATTTCTACTGATACTGAGTTCAACACACAAAAATTATTAGATGGTACTTTCGGTGGTAAAGTACAATCAGGCGCAGACTTTGACATTAATAATGCAACTGCTGCTGAAGGTAAAGTATTCCACATTGGTGCGAACTCTGGTCAATCTATCAACTTAAGCATTGGTAACATGTCAGCGTCTGCACTTGGTGTAAATGCTGCTGCTGATCCTGCCGATGTTACTGAGGCTGGTACAGATGGTATTAATATTTCAACTCAATCAGCTGCAGATAACTCTATTTCAATTATTGATAAAGCATTAAACCGTGTATCTGAAACTCGTGCATCTTTAGGTGCAGTTCAAAACCGTTTAGAGCACACAATTAATAACTTAGGTGCAACATCTGAAAACTTAACAGCTGCTGAATCACGTATCCGTGATACAGATATGGCTAAAGAGATGATGGGCTTCACTAAAAACAACATCTTAATGCAAGCTGCACAATCAATGTTAGCTCAAGCTAACCAACAACCACAAGGCGTTCTTCAATTATTAGGTTAA
- the csrA gene encoding carbon storage regulator CsrA, with translation MLVLSRKKDESIMIGDQIEIKILAVEGEQIKLGIVAPKTVKVHRSEVFEAIQAQNKEALSSTTNFLEKLKKK, from the coding sequence GTCCTATCACGTAAAAAGGATGAATCTATCATGATTGGAGATCAAATTGAAATAAAGATACTAGCCGTAGAAGGCGAGCAAATTAAACTTGGAATTGTTGCACCGAAAACGGTGAAAGTACATCGCTCAGAAGTTTTTGAAGCAATTCAAGCTCAAAATAAAGAAGCTCTTTCTTCAACAACAAACTTCTTAGAGAAGCTGAAGAAAAAATAA